A genomic segment from Spinacia oleracea cultivar Varoflay chromosome 3, BTI_SOV_V1, whole genome shotgun sequence encodes:
- the LOC110792586 gene encoding dof zinc finger protein DOF5.7, with translation MMSSENIPPVAHPPDHSHNAAARKQTAQKPQEQPPLPQPPVLKCPRCDSSNTKFCYYNNYSLTQPRHFCKTCRRYWTKGGALRNVPIGGGCRKTKKHKPSSSCLTSSTVSSRFDLSGGPGSSEFKFMAPQTMVPAMEFQLGGLSLPRLHPATAGVYTQFIASSGAHHQPIALGSGTGGCFSLDLLGVGGGNYPTIPNSGNSSSSSSSLSLAGGGATGGDQSISISSIESLSSINQEMHWKLQQQRLAMIYGQTTVDEDGDHNNNNNHHQEKGISLFKNLEITRNNKIDVGGPNPTEWLFDQLQTNPTANYGDNHNNNNSSNDNNASMGATNNNDDDFNGVWTAAEAAELHHHHRHQQHHQFNGMQ, from the coding sequence ATGATGTCATCGGAGAACATCCCTCCGGTGGCGCACCCACCAGACCACAGCCACAACGCCGCCGCTCGAAAGCAAACGGCTCAAAAACCCCAAGAAcaaccaccactaccacaaccACCTGTTCTCAAGTGTCCTCGTTGTGACTCATCCAACACTAAATTCTGCTACTATAACAACTACAGCTTAACCCAACCCAGACATTTCTGCAAGACCTGCAGAAGGTACTGGACTAAAGGCGGGGCCCTCCGCAATGTCCCCATTGGAGGTGGTTGCCGTAAAACCAAGAAACACAAACCCTCCTCTTCATGCTTAACGTCTTCCACCGTTTCTTCACGCTTCGACTTGTCGGGGGGCCCAGGAAGTTCCGAGTTTAAGTTTATGGCCCCGCAGACAATGGTCCCCGCCATGGAGTTTCAACTGGGTGGACTTTCCCTCCCTAGACTCCACCCAGCAACGGCGGGGGTCTACACCCAGTTTATCGCCAGTTCCGGAGCCCACCACCAACCTATAGCTTTGGGTTCTGGAACTGGTGGGTGTTTTAGTTTGGACTTGTTGGGTGTCGGAGGTGGTAACTACCCAACAATTCCAAACTCGGGAAACTCCTCTTCATCATCGTCATCTTTATCTCTAGCTGGGGGTGGTGCTACTGGTGGTGATCAATCCATTTCAATCTCGTCTATCGAGTCTTTAAGCTCGATTAATCAAGAGATGCACTGGAAACTACAACAACAAAGATTGGCTATGATCTATGGACAGACAACAGTTGATGAAGATGGtgatcataacaataataataatcatcatcAAGAAAAGGGCATTAGTTTGTTTAAGAATTTGGAGATTACAAGGAATAATAAAATAGATGTTGGTGGCCCTAATCCTACAGAATGGTTGTTTGATCAACTTCAAACAAATCCTACTGCTAATTATGGTgataatcataataataataatagcagTAACGATAATAATGCAAGTATGGGTGCTACAAACAACAATGATGACGATTTTAACGGGGTTTGGACGGCGGCGGAGGCGGCGGAgttacatcatcatcatcgtcatcaacAGCATCATCAGTTTAACGGAATGCAGTAG